A single Anopheles funestus chromosome 2RL, idAnoFuneDA-416_04, whole genome shotgun sequence DNA region contains:
- the LOC125763970 gene encoding uncharacterized protein LOC125763970, producing the protein MTSSDLIYQYKTTCNKLKKIQRVLIKRFGPSVSEVSEEFGALANSFNEAFQPEYAAKCYIGQSKCEKLIGNDMGEVDALLRAARSFRSAHDKQERMRVANISHAYHEGAFRCYTQALSRLPDKSVIGAAIIRELKEINPNVELTSDFSSPCHRIWDLEQSAEENLTARDYVGAFEKLSEIYDDVTERKCESLYEDVMKRIEISRLLLLCLLQLPPSVRYDHKFIERYSSIGDGGQRESSPDRARLPDDLVFLLQSLVVSCQAKDVDSLIAVRDELCQRPDLTHSHQALLKEVVAKYSK; encoded by the exons ATGACTAGCTCTGATTTGATTTATCAGTACAAAACGACATGCAATAAGCTGAAGAAAATACAACGCGTTTTAATTAA ACGCTTTGGACCAAGTGTATCGGAAGTATCGGAAGAGTTTGGTGCGCTAGCGAATAGCTTCAACGAAGCATTCCAACCGGAATATGCAGCAAAATGTTACATCGGTCAGAGCAAATGTGAAAAGCTTATCGGGAACGATATGGGTGAGGTGGATGCGCTACTCCGAGCCGCCCGATCCTTCCGCAGCGCTCACGATAAGCAGGAACGAATGCGAGTCGCAAACATTTCGCATGCCTATCACGAAGGTGCCTTTCGATGCTATACACAGGCGCTTTCCCGACTGCCGGACAAATCGGTCATTGGAGCGGCCATCATCAGGGAACTTAAAGAAATCAATCCCAACGTGGAACTGACGAGCGATTTCAGTTCACCGTGCCATCGGATCTGGGATCTGGAACAGTCGGCAGAGGAAAATCTTACCGCACGTGATTATGTCGGTGCGTTTGAGAAGCTGTCGGAAATCTACGACGATGTTACCGAGCGAAAGTGTGAATCGCTCTACGAGGATGTGATGAAACGGATCGAAATATCCCGTctgcttttgctttgtttgctgcaACTACCACCGTCTGTGCGTTATGATCATAAGTTCATCGAACGATACTCAAGCATCGGAGACGGTGGACAACGAGAATCAAGTCCCGACCGTGCACGGTTACCGGATGATCTCGTATTTCTTCTACAGTCACTTGTCGTTTCCTGCCAAGCGAAGGATGTGGACTCGCTAATTGCTGTCCGGGACGAGCTTTGCCAAAGGCCAGATTTAACCCACTCACATCAGGCTCTACTGAAAGAAGTGGTCGCAAAGTATAGCAAATGA
- the LOC125764010 gene encoding 28S ribosomal protein S21, mitochondrial isoform X2, producing MRHAKFIARTVLVQNNNVEEACRVLNRIMGKEEIFDQFRRTRYYEKPFQTRRRINFERCKSIYNEDMNRKIQFVLRKNRVEPFPGCN from the exons ATGCGGCACGCAAAGTTCATCGCACGTACCGTTCTGGTGCAGAATAACAATGTTGAAGAAGCATGCCGAGTGCTGAACCGTATTATGGGTAAAGAAGAGATTTTCGATCAGTTCCGGCGTACTCGTTACTACGAAAAACCGTTCCAG ACTCGACGACGCATCAATTTCGAACGCTGCAAATCGATTTACAACGAGGATATGAATCgcaaaattcaatttgtccTCCGAAAGAATAGGGTGGAACCTTTCCCGGGATGTAATTAA
- the LOC125764010 gene encoding 28S ribosomal protein S21, mitochondrial isoform X1 — translation MQSLSSDCSVHFDRSKMRHAKFIARTVLVQNNNVEEACRVLNRIMGKEEIFDQFRRTRYYEKPFQTRRRINFERCKSIYNEDMNRKIQFVLRKNRVEPFPGCN, via the exons ATGCAATCTCTTTCATCAGATTGTTCTGTGCATTTCGATCGATCCAAAATGCGGCACGCAAAGTTCATCGCACGTACCGTTCTGGTGCAGAATAACAATGTTGAAGAAGCATGCCGAGTGCTGAACCGTATTATGGGTAAAGAAGAGATTTTCGATCAGTTCCGGCGTACTCGTTACTACGAAAAACCGTTCCAG ACTCGACGACGCATCAATTTCGAACGCTGCAAATCGATTTACAACGAGGATATGAATCgcaaaattcaatttgtccTCCGAAAGAATAGGGTGGAACCTTTCCCGGGATGTAATTAA
- the LOC125764004 gene encoding uncharacterized protein LOC125764004, with the protein MGDEMSVEQEAEAILEAETSFGMRVWHLLFLSCGSVLGVVIMLCCCIRFRIPRTKQDIEADYHRKKLTRKFRERLDCMNNADIDEMDLIKALERVREDYVAEQEKLASKEATENKDNQAIVTVCDNV; encoded by the coding sequence ATGGGCGATGAAATGAGTGTCGAGCAGGAAGCGGAAGCAATTCTCGAGGCAGAAACGAGCTTCGGCATGCGTGTGTGGCATCTGCTGTTTCTGTCCTGTGGATCCGTGCTCGGTGTCGTCATCATGCTGTGCTGCTGTATACGGTTCCGCATACCCCGTACCAAGCAGGACATAGAGGCGGACTACCATCGGAAGAAGCTAACGCGAAAGTTTCGCGAACGGTTGGACTGCATGAACAATGCCGATATCGACGAGATGGATCTTATCAAAGCGCTCGAGCGTGTCCGGGAGGACTACGTGGCGGAACAGGAGAAGCTGGCAAGCAAGGAAGCGACCGAAAACAAGGATAATCAAGCAATCGTTACTGTTTGTGATAATGTCTAA
- the LOC125763918 gene encoding uncharacterized protein LOC125763918 isoform X1 — protein sequence MENHHSGIKSRLNQNFNTPSGNTVSFYPKTSDPYSATESGWQTAANTSNQSLELSNASCNVEMEQSKGVSTCSNVAQQNTGSFVESVDSSGTIVTSSCVSAESRVASTYHHSQTQSVSLVKNTEKFKRTESAVPGSGSACWALIEWETSNEEPSSYTVIDSSQIVEISRENNRSDEENRRRMRDSGLYTGKLIHVLRGRYIMPATIVIISEDRKFLETELHELRMMAANNLIAKSVTPTQTYREQRMLQPYGRPSQSGAMQTKQNTTPTSPENTNSSKRPRCDSGSSSSIKEIESKVSSASAQESVKEEDFSYQKALPPLRSMVARFNRNDPAPKQAPPMTFDQQTQTTGLSSDVTASNDANFVRIMSYLESIMAEQKGYRMESEYNRRLLHELQENICHQHETLRNVQKQVTAMKQTNPTENPEWQSKQSSTSDLMVAEIVGGYSPEPGVGTNTMLIDSYETTSKDHIVLNHVTDSNIKWETEQEQQGCNSNQRSNTNNQIDDLATRNSTTIHFMDKSTKVSSEASMFIELKNQDETVGLSKDQSRSNSATTVQELINNDWDDSMQETESNNNQKKTVPNTTMVAIGSNNTMVSKAVLENIRWVSYKFATRKVLQAVFSREVLATHSLSGRPCPVHASDVEKPVKCRLDPKMVADVIELIRKRFNVDESHVRAVITNKCADENKMLRKNNGTVTQSGKTKPGVTRTRKTRDKENVSSVQTEICLN from the exons ATGGAAAACCATCATTCTGGCATCAAATCGAGGTTGAATCAAAATTTCAACACACCATCCGGTAATACAGTGTCATTTTATCCGAAAACCAGTGATCCTTACAGTGCAACAGAATCGGGATGGCAAACTGCGGCAAACACATCTAATCAATCGTTGGAACTATCGAACGCTTCATGCAACGTTGAGATGGAACAATCAAAAGGCGTCAGTACGTGTTCCAATGTGGCACAGCAAAATACCGGGAGTTTTGTAGAATCCGTTGATTCAAGTGGTACGATCGTCACATCCAGCTGTGTTTCAGCGGAAAGCCGAGTCGCATCAACATACCACCATTCGCAGACACAATCAGTCTCCCTGGTTAAAAACACGGAAAAGTTTAAACGTACAGAATCTGCCGTCCCAGGTTCAGGATCGGCCTGTTGGGCTCTAATCGAATGGGAAACTTCAAACGAGGAACCGAGTTCGTACACGGTGATAGACTCATCGCAGATTGTGGAAATTTCACGTGAAAACAATCGCTCAGACGAGGAGAATCGACGGCGGATGAGAGATTCGGGTTTATACACCGGAAAATTAATTCACGTGCTACGGGGCAGATACATTATGCCGGCAACGATCGTGATCATATCAG aGGACAGAAAGTTTCTCGAAACGGAGCTGCATGAGTTACGAATGATGGCAGCCAACAATTTAATTGCTAAATCAGTCACCCCGACACAGACTTATCGAGAGCAGCGGATGCTACAGCCGTACGGCAGACCTTCTCAAAGTGGCGCAATGCAAACGAAGCAGAACACAACTCCAACTTCACCGGAAAAT ACGAACAGCTCTAAACGCCCGCGTTGCGATTCTGGTTCATCTAGTTCGATCAAGGAAATTGAATCTAAGGTCTCATCTGCGTCCGCTCAGGAATCTGTAAAGGAAGAAGACTTTTCCTACCAGAAGGCATTACCGCCGCTTAGATCGATGGTGGCACGCTTCAATAGGAACGATCCTGCACCTAAACAAGCACCTCCGATGACCTTTGATCAGCAAACACAAACCACCGGCTTATCATCCGACGTGACTGCATCGAACGACGCGAACTTCGTACGTATTATGTCTTACCTCGAAAGCATCATGGCGGAGCAAAAAGGATATCGGATGGAGAGCGAATACAATCGGAGACTATTGCACGAACTGCAAGAGAACATTTGCCACCAACATGAAACGCTACGGAACGTTCAAAAGCAAGTAACTGCAATGAAACAAACCAACCCAACGGAGAATCCCGAATGGCAATCGAAACAGTCATCCACGTCTGATTTAATGGTTGCGGAGATTGTAGGAGGATATTCACCGGAACCTGGAGTGGGTACGAATACCATGCTAATAGATTCCTATGAGACCACCAGCAAGGATCACATCGTGCTGAACCATGTAACTGACTCCAACATAAAATGGGAAACAGAACAAGAACAGCAAGGCTGCAACAGTAACCAGAGATCCAACACAAACAATCAGATCGATGATCTCGCCACCAGAAACAGCACCACCATACACTTCATGGACAAATCGACGAAAGTATCCTCCGAAGCTTCCATGTTTATTGAGCTCAAAAATCAAGATGAAACCGTTGGCTTGAGTAAGGACCAATCTCGCTCAAATTCTGCAACGACGGTGCAGGAATTGATAAACAACGATTGGGATGATTCCATGCAGGAAACTGAAAGTAACAACAACCAGAAGAAAACTGTCCCCAACACAACGATGGTAGCAATCGGTAGCAACAACACAATGGTGTCTAAAGCCGTGCTCGAGAATATCAGGTGGGTGAGCTACAAGTTTGCCACGCGAAAGGTGCTGCAGGCAGTGTTTTCACGGGAAGTTTTGGCAACGCACTCGCTCAGCGGAAGACCCTGTCCGGTGCACGCATCGGACGTGGAAAAACCGGTCAAGTGTCGGCTTGATCCGAAAATGGTGGCTGATGTTATAGAGCTAATTAGGAAACGGTTTAATGTAGATGAAAGCCATGTGCGGGCAGTGATTACGAACAAATGTGCGGATGAGAACAAAATGTTACGGAAAAATAATGGGACTGTAACACAATCGGGTAAAACTAAACCCGGCGTGACCAGGACAAGAAAGACGCGTGATAAGGAAAACGTTTCTTCGGTACAAAcggaaatttgtttgaattaa
- the LOC125763967 gene encoding probable actin-related protein 2/3 complex subunit 2: MILLEINNRIVEETLTVKFKNAIAGNKAESIDVTVADFDGVLFHISNINGDKTKVRTSISLKFYKQLQEHGADELLKREYGDLLVTPEDGYNVSVLVDLENIPEQWEETVRKIGLLKRNCFASVFEKYFDFQSQGEGEGEGQKRAVINYRNDETMYVEAKPDRVTVVFSTIFRDEDDVVLGKVFMQELREGRRASHTAPQVLFSHREPPLELANTGARVGENIGYVTFVLFPRHTAKETRDNTINLIHMFRDYLHYHIKCSKAYIHSRMRAKTTEFLKVLNRARPEPKITEKKTITGRTFIRKE, from the exons ATGATTCTGCTGGAGATCAACAACAGGATTGTGGAGGAAACGCTTACAGTGAAGTTCAAAAATGCAATCGCAGG AAACAAGGCGGAATCCATCGATGTGACGGTAGCCGACTTCGACGGGGTACTATTTCACATTTCCAACATTAATGGCGACAAAACGAAAGTGCGA ACGAGCATATCGCTGAAGTTCTACAAGCAACTGCAAGAACATGGTGCTGACGAGCTGCTAAAGCGCGAATATGGCGATCTACTGGTTACGCCCGAGGACGGCTACAACGTGTCGGTGCTGGTTGATCTGGAAAACATTCCGGAACAGTGGGAAGAAACGGTACGGAAGATAGGCCTGCTGAAGCGCAACTGTTTCGCGTCCGTGTTCGAGAAATATTTCGACTTCCAGTCGCAGGGCGAAGGTGAAGGCGAAGGACAAAAACGAGCGGTGATCAACTATCGAAATGATGAAACGAT GTATGTTGAAGCAAAACCGGATCGCGTAACGGTCGTGTTTAGTACGATATTCCGTGACGAAGACGACGTAGTGTTAGGTAAAGTGTTCATGCAGGAGCTGCGCGAAGGCCGAAGAGCTTCACACACGGCGCCACAAGTATTATTCTCCCATCGGGAGCCACCACTGGAACTGGCCAATACGGGTGCAAGAGTCGGTGAAAATATAGGCTACGTTACGTTCG tacTATTCCCAAGGCACACCGCGAAAGAAACGCGCGATAATACGATCAATTTAATTCACATGTTCCGTGATTATTTGCATTATCATATTAAG TGTTCGAAAGCTTACATCCACTCCCGAATGCGAGCAAAGACGACGGAATTTTTAAAGGTGCTCAATCGCGCTCGACCGGAGCCAAAAATtacggaaaagaaaacaataac cgGCCGAACATTCATCAGAAAAGAATGA
- the LOC125763918 gene encoding uncharacterized protein LOC125763918 isoform X2: MENHHSGIKSSATESGWQTAANTSNQSLELSNASCNVEMEQSKGVSTCSNVAQQNTGSFVESVDSSGTIVTSSCVSAESRVASTYHHSQTQSVSLVKNTEKFKRTESAVPGSGSACWALIEWETSNEEPSSYTVIDSSQIVEISRENNRSDEENRRRMRDSGLYTGKLIHVLRGRYIMPATIVIISEDRKFLETELHELRMMAANNLIAKSVTPTQTYREQRMLQPYGRPSQSGAMQTKQNTTPTSPENTNSSKRPRCDSGSSSSIKEIESKVSSASAQESVKEEDFSYQKALPPLRSMVARFNRNDPAPKQAPPMTFDQQTQTTGLSSDVTASNDANFVRIMSYLESIMAEQKGYRMESEYNRRLLHELQENICHQHETLRNVQKQVTAMKQTNPTENPEWQSKQSSTSDLMVAEIVGGYSPEPGVGTNTMLIDSYETTSKDHIVLNHVTDSNIKWETEQEQQGCNSNQRSNTNNQIDDLATRNSTTIHFMDKSTKVSSEASMFIELKNQDETVGLSKDQSRSNSATTVQELINNDWDDSMQETESNNNQKKTVPNTTMVAIGSNNTMVSKAVLENIRWVSYKFATRKVLQAVFSREVLATHSLSGRPCPVHASDVEKPVKCRLDPKMVADVIELIRKRFNVDESHVRAVITNKCADENKMLRKNNGTVTQSGKTKPGVTRTRKTRDKENVSSVQTEICLN; the protein is encoded by the exons ATGGAAAACCATCATTCTGGCATCAAATCGAG TGCAACAGAATCGGGATGGCAAACTGCGGCAAACACATCTAATCAATCGTTGGAACTATCGAACGCTTCATGCAACGTTGAGATGGAACAATCAAAAGGCGTCAGTACGTGTTCCAATGTGGCACAGCAAAATACCGGGAGTTTTGTAGAATCCGTTGATTCAAGTGGTACGATCGTCACATCCAGCTGTGTTTCAGCGGAAAGCCGAGTCGCATCAACATACCACCATTCGCAGACACAATCAGTCTCCCTGGTTAAAAACACGGAAAAGTTTAAACGTACAGAATCTGCCGTCCCAGGTTCAGGATCGGCCTGTTGGGCTCTAATCGAATGGGAAACTTCAAACGAGGAACCGAGTTCGTACACGGTGATAGACTCATCGCAGATTGTGGAAATTTCACGTGAAAACAATCGCTCAGACGAGGAGAATCGACGGCGGATGAGAGATTCGGGTTTATACACCGGAAAATTAATTCACGTGCTACGGGGCAGATACATTATGCCGGCAACGATCGTGATCATATCAG aGGACAGAAAGTTTCTCGAAACGGAGCTGCATGAGTTACGAATGATGGCAGCCAACAATTTAATTGCTAAATCAGTCACCCCGACACAGACTTATCGAGAGCAGCGGATGCTACAGCCGTACGGCAGACCTTCTCAAAGTGGCGCAATGCAAACGAAGCAGAACACAACTCCAACTTCACCGGAAAAT ACGAACAGCTCTAAACGCCCGCGTTGCGATTCTGGTTCATCTAGTTCGATCAAGGAAATTGAATCTAAGGTCTCATCTGCGTCCGCTCAGGAATCTGTAAAGGAAGAAGACTTTTCCTACCAGAAGGCATTACCGCCGCTTAGATCGATGGTGGCACGCTTCAATAGGAACGATCCTGCACCTAAACAAGCACCTCCGATGACCTTTGATCAGCAAACACAAACCACCGGCTTATCATCCGACGTGACTGCATCGAACGACGCGAACTTCGTACGTATTATGTCTTACCTCGAAAGCATCATGGCGGAGCAAAAAGGATATCGGATGGAGAGCGAATACAATCGGAGACTATTGCACGAACTGCAAGAGAACATTTGCCACCAACATGAAACGCTACGGAACGTTCAAAAGCAAGTAACTGCAATGAAACAAACCAACCCAACGGAGAATCCCGAATGGCAATCGAAACAGTCATCCACGTCTGATTTAATGGTTGCGGAGATTGTAGGAGGATATTCACCGGAACCTGGAGTGGGTACGAATACCATGCTAATAGATTCCTATGAGACCACCAGCAAGGATCACATCGTGCTGAACCATGTAACTGACTCCAACATAAAATGGGAAACAGAACAAGAACAGCAAGGCTGCAACAGTAACCAGAGATCCAACACAAACAATCAGATCGATGATCTCGCCACCAGAAACAGCACCACCATACACTTCATGGACAAATCGACGAAAGTATCCTCCGAAGCTTCCATGTTTATTGAGCTCAAAAATCAAGATGAAACCGTTGGCTTGAGTAAGGACCAATCTCGCTCAAATTCTGCAACGACGGTGCAGGAATTGATAAACAACGATTGGGATGATTCCATGCAGGAAACTGAAAGTAACAACAACCAGAAGAAAACTGTCCCCAACACAACGATGGTAGCAATCGGTAGCAACAACACAATGGTGTCTAAAGCCGTGCTCGAGAATATCAGGTGGGTGAGCTACAAGTTTGCCACGCGAAAGGTGCTGCAGGCAGTGTTTTCACGGGAAGTTTTGGCAACGCACTCGCTCAGCGGAAGACCCTGTCCGGTGCACGCATCGGACGTGGAAAAACCGGTCAAGTGTCGGCTTGATCCGAAAATGGTGGCTGATGTTATAGAGCTAATTAGGAAACGGTTTAATGTAGATGAAAGCCATGTGCGGGCAGTGATTACGAACAAATGTGCGGATGAGAACAAAATGTTACGGAAAAATAATGGGACTGTAACACAATCGGGTAAAACTAAACCCGGCGTGACCAGGACAAGAAAGACGCGTGATAAGGAAAACGTTTCTTCGGTACAAAcggaaatttgtttgaattaa
- the LOC125763964 gene encoding uncharacterized protein LOC125763964 produces MVVIAKSSAKKGEKSILPLVHPHPDTNATPTAPTEDGNNSTASNIILLRRGRQLKPATAAILLLVALLGFSIGTIGGLFYYRQYAQARNHMRYHGFCKIPYDASNFESLYRSMNADRDMEILRQFNMFQMPKALNQDATSDDSQSTENGANGSDNNDEFFREEFELGLSDDENYSKIDVPVFRGQRSARFLHDFTFNQSGIIDSAARRCFIMPLDRETVLPPQSLRDLITKMQLGYYNIDTSVLKKTMRVVMPELTDFTDVSPRVTKECVDMKIYQLEKIVSGVYKRSTDIQERAKFAEFGGNHISLIDIENLDELNN; encoded by the exons atGGTGGTCATCGCTAAATCGTCTGCTAAAAAGGGTGAAAAGTCAATTCTTCCCCTGGTCCACCCACATCCGGATACGAACGCCACTCCGACCGCACCGACC GAAGATGGCAACAACTCGACCGCCTCGAACATTATTTTGCTGCGCCGTGGTCGTCAGCTGAAACCGGCTACTGCGGCCATTCTGCTGCTGGTGGCACTGTTAGGTTTTTCCATCGGTACCATCGGCGGTCTGTTCTACTATCGCCAGTATGCGCAGGCCCGCAACCATATGCGCTACCATGGCTTTTGCAAGATCCCGTACGATGCAAGCAACTTCGAATCACTGTACCGTTCGATGAATGCTGACCGTGACATGGAGATTCTGCGCCAGTTCAACATGTTCCAGATGCCGAAAGCGCTCAATCAGGATGCCACCTCGGATGATTCACAGTCCACGGAGAATGGAGCGAACGGAAGCGACAACAACGATGAGTTCTTCCGCGAGGAGTTCGAGCTGGGCCTTTCGGACGACGAGAACTACTCGAAGATCGATGTGCCGGTGTTCCGCGGACAGCGTTCGGCACGTTTCCTGCACGATTTTACCTTCAACCAGTCCGGTATCATCGATAGTGCGGCACGCCGTTGCTTCATCATGCCGCTCGACCGTGAAACCGTACTGCCGCCGCAGTCGTTGCGCGATCTGATCACGAAGATGCAGCTGGGCTACTACAACATCGATACGAGCGTGCTGAAGAAAACGATGCGCGTCGTCATGCCGGAACTGACTGATTTTACCGATGTTTCACCGCGCGTCACCAAAGAGTGTGTTGACATGAAGATCTACCAGCTGGAGAAGATCGTCAGTGGAG ttTACAAGCGTTCGACCGATATCCAGGAACGTGCCAAGTTTGCCGAGTTCGGTGGAAACCACATTTCACTCATCGACATTGAAAACCTCGACGAGCTGAACAACTAG